The genomic window TTCACTAACAAACTGGGCTGCCGCACTTGTAGAAGATGTATGTTCTAGCTCAAGCCCTTTAAACTGTTGATGCAAAAATTTATGGCATTGTGCTATAGCGTGTGAATGAGAATACACTTTCGTAATATTTCGCCAATTGTTTGCATTATCAGGACATACCATTAAATGCTGTTTGATTGGTGTCACAAGCTCAGCAACAATATGCAAAGGAACACTATGTATCAAATAATCTATAGTCAGATTGACAGAGCCCTCTAATGCATTTTCTAAAGGAACTACCCCCCATACCACTTCTCCAGAGCCAACTGCATCAATCACCTCTGGAATAGTATGAAAAGGGACTTTTTCACTTGTAGGAAACATAGAAGACACAGCAAAATGCGTGAACGTAGCCTTTGGACCTAAAAACCCTACTGAGTTCAAAGTATTTCCTCCCCCTTATACACCTGTGCCAAGTACATCCACTTTAATAACAAACTCCAAACGTCTAATATGTGCTAGCAATTCATTAATTTCGACAGTCATAGCAGACGTATCAAGTGAAAGCGTGACATTAGCACGTCCTTGGAGAGGAATCGTTTGATGTATTGTTAAAATGTTAAATCCAGCCTTTGCGACGACATGCAGTACTTCTGATAGAGTACCCGAACGGTCTTCAAGGTAAATAAACAGCGAAATAATATTCTCCTTAACAACACGATGAAACGGAAAGACGGCATCACGATATTTGTAAAAAGCACTGCGGCTCACATCCGCCATAGCGGTTGCTTCTGCAATGCCTTTTGCCTTCCCTTTTTCAATGAGTTCCTTAGCCTCTATGGTTTTTTTTATAGCTTCAGGAAGCACATCTTCTCTAACTAGAAAAAATCTTTCTTTTTTATTTACCATATTAAGCGTCTTCTCCTCTCCTGAGAATAAGCTATTCTATAAATTCAAACTCATAATCCAATATTTTCACGATATCTCCATCTTTTGCACCGCGCTCGCGTAACGCATCATCAATTCCCATACCACGAAGCTGTCTAGCAAATCTACGAACAGATTCATCTCTTGAGAAATCAGTCATTTTAAATAACTTTTCGAGTCTGTCTCCTGTTATGACAAATGTACCATCACTTTCACGAGATACTTTGAAATCAGGCATTTCCTTTTCATGACGATAGACAACGCGATTTTCAGTTGGCTCATCTTTAGTCTCCATTGGAAACTCAGGTGTTTTCTCTATAGTATCTGCAATGGCAAATAAAAGCTCGCGAATTCCCGAATGAGTAACTGCAGAAATCGGATAGATTGGAAAATCATCTTTTAGCTTTTCTTTAAAGGCTTTTAAGTTTTCTTCGGCTCCCGGCATATCCATTTTATTTGCCACGATAATTTGCGGACGCTCTGTTAGCCTTAAATTGTACTCACGAAGCTCATCATTAATGACTACATAATCTTCATACGGATCACGCTCTTCAATAGAAGCCATATCAATAACGTGAACAATCACACGCGTACGCTCAATATGTCTTAAAAACTGATGTCCTAGACCGACACCTGCATGAGCACCTTCAATTAATCCAGGCAAATCAGCCATTACAAAGCTTCGCCCGTCTTGCGTTTCTACAACACCTAAATTAGGTACAAGTGTAGTAAAGTGATATTCGGCAATCTTCGGCTTTGCAGCAGACACAATCGAAAGTAATGTAGATTTCCCTACACTTGGGAAGCCTACTAACCCAACATCAGCAAGTAACTTTAGTTCAAGCACAACATGACGCTCTTGTCCTGGTTCTCCGTTTTCAGCAATTTCTGGTGCGGGATTTGCTGGCGTTGCAAAGCGTGTGTTACCACGTCCGCCTCGTCCACCTCTAGCAATAACAGCACGTTGACCATGCTCTGTTAAATCAGCAATAACCTCTTGTGTATCCTCATCTTTTACAACCGTACCTGGTGGCACCTTTACAACCATATCGTCGGCGTTGCGCCCATGCATCCCTTTTGACATACCATGCTCGCCAGGTGTTGCCTTAAAATGACGTTTATAGCGAAAATCCATTAGAGTCCGTAAGCCATCCTCTACTTCAAAGACAACATTTGATCCCTTTCCGCCATCTCCACCTGCTGGCCCACCTTTAGGTACATATTTCTCACGGCGAAACGCTACCATCCCGTTTCCGCCATCTCCACCTTTTACATATATCTTGACTTGATCGACAAACAATGTGCGACTTCCTTTCTATAAAGAAAAATACAATTATTGGATTTCAAGAGCAACTGTGAGCTCATTGTCTAAAACGGCATTCTCTATCACAGCTATACGACCAACATTAGATTGACTCTTAATCCAATTTATAATATCTGAACTATTTTTTATTATTCCACTAAAATCAAAAAAGAAACGAATACTATCCTTACTAAGCTCAATTGATAGACTTAAATGACTATCTGAACCTGGCTCCACCTGTTGTTGTAAGCATTGTATAAATGCAGCACACCAAGTATACAGCTCTTCATCATAGTCAGTAAGACTGTATACATCACCAATCACTTCATACTCAAGAATAATCGGCGGGGTTGTCCAGTTATATGTCATTAGTAAAACAGCTAATTTAGGTACTTTTAAATTGTATAACTTCGATTCATGCTGCATTTCAGACACGATATTGCTTATGATATCCTCAACATGCTCATATTTATGTAATGACAAGTTACCTTTAATAATTTGCATACGATTTAACCAATCATGCCTTGAATGATGGAGAACCTCTGTAAGTTCCCAATTTTGTTTCATATATATTCACCTACTTACTTAATGATAATCCGTGAAACCACTCATTTATTGGATTATAGCATACAATAAACTCTCAGCCACTTAAATTTGTTATAAAAATTAACAATGACCTCATCTACCCTATGTAGTATAAAACAAAACAAACGAATCTGACTATATGTGCGAAGTAGGTTACTCATAAAAAACCTCTTGAGAGCGTGGAGTTAGACAGTATCTACTTTACTACTGTACAATAAAAAACCCCAATCCCAACGCGGGAAAGGGGTTTTTTATAAGCATATAAAATTAAGCTTCTTGAGCTACTGGATATACACTCACTTGCTTACGGTCACGGCCTAAACGCTCGAAGCGTACTACTCCGTCAACCTTTGCGAATAATGTATCGTCGCCGCCACGGCCAACGTTTGCTCCTGGGTAAATCTTAGTACCGCGTTGACGGTAAAGAATTGAACCACCTGATACAAATTGTCCATCGGCACGCTTAGCGCCAAGACGCTTCGCCATAGAGTCACGGCCGTTTTTTGTAGAACCTACACCCTTTTTAGATGCGAAAAACTGAAGGTCTAATCTTAACATTATGTTGCACCTCCCACTTGTTCGGAAATTGTTATATATTTGCCATAATCTTTTTCGATCGTTTGTAAAGAAACAATCATTCCTTCTAATAAAAGCTGCACTTTACTATCTATCTCAGCATCAGTGAAATCAGGAACGTTAACGCTAATGTACCCGCTATCTGCCTGTTTAATATCAAGGTCGGCGTCCGTTAATGACATAACTGCATTTATCGAACCGATTGACACAGCTGATACGCCAGCACATACGATGTCCTGACCACGATTTGCGAAATTAGCATGGCCACTTATAGAAAAGGATTGCACTTTATTTTCTGTCGTGCGTGTAATTGAAACACGTATCATCTAAATCACGCCTTACGCGTTGATTTTTTCAACTACTACTTTTGTGTATGGTTGACGATGACCTTGCTTCTTGCTGTAACCTTTTTTCGGCTTGTATTTGAAAACGATAACCTTCTTGCTACGGCCTTGTTTTTCAACTTTAGCTGTTACAGAAGCACCTTCCACTAAAGGTGAACCAACTTTTACGTTGTCGCCACCTACGAAAAGAACTTTGTCAAATGTAACAGTGTCGCCTGCTGTTGCTTCAAGCTTTTCAATGTAGATAGCTTGACCTTCTTCAACTTTTAGCTGTTTACCACCAGTTTCAATAATTGCGTACATACTTGCACCTCCTCATTTTACTAAGACTCGCCAGTAATCGGTGTTTGCTTTTGTAGCAAATCTTACAGACCTGAACTGTGCGGTTGTAGTAGCGGGTGCTACAAACAACATTAAAATGTTATCACATACAACAAACCATGTCAATGCTCTCTTTCAATAGCAGCTTCTATTTCTTCTAAGCTACCTGTTCGCTTAATGGTATACCCAAATTCTTGCACGGTAGTTATAAAGATTCGTATATGAAGTTGATTCTCTAGCCTTTTCACATACTGTTTTTCTGGTCCAGTAAACCAGTGAAACGTATGTTCATCCATCAGAATCCATACTGCATCAATGTCACTAGTTGGTAATTCATAGATCGCGCGTTCAAGCTCATATGCTGCTGCTTGTGCTGATTTCTGAACACCAGTCCCTTGGCAGCTTTCACAAGGTGATGACACGACCTCAAGCAGACTTTGGTTTGTCTTTTTTCTCGTCATCTCTAACATACCAAGCTTTGTAAAACCATGTAATACAGTGCGCTGTCGATCATGTGCAAACTCAGCTTGAAGAGCATCAAGTACTTGCTTTTGCTGCTCAGATTTTTGCATATTTATAAAGTCAATTAATATCATCCCGCCTATATTACGAAGTCTAATTTGTTTAGCAATTTCTTTAGCGGCAATAAGGTTTGTTTTATATACCGTTTCTTCTAGGTCTTGGCGTCCACCAAACTTGGCAGTGTTCACATCAATAAATGTTAACGTCTCAAGCTGCTCTATAATTAAATTCCCACCATTTTTCAACCAAACCTTCGGCTGTAACGCTTTATCTAACTCAGCTTGTACGCCAAATGTTGAAAAAATATTTTCTCGCGCTTGTTTCTGGTCAACAGGTGTTGTAAAACCAAATTGCTTTATGTACTTCTGCATCGTTTTTTTTGCTTCCACGCAATCAACAACGATGCGAGATACCGTTGTTAAGTGCTGTTCTAGAACTATTCTTTTTAAAACATCGTTTGCGTTTAACAGCAACGCAGGGTGAGAAGATGATTTAGACTGATTAACGAGATCAGCGAATTCCTCTCGCAACACTGTTAACTCATCTAGAACCTCCGGCATATGACCGAGTGTTGCTTCTGTTCGAACAATGACTCCTTCAGGACTTTGCAATAATGGCTCTAACTCTTCACGCCACTTTTCTCTTTTAGCATCCGGTAACTTTCGAGATACAGCGACATAATTATCATACGGTAAATAAATGATATATCGACCAGGTAGCTCAATTTTTCCAGTAAGCTGTGGTCCTTTATCACCAACAGCCTCTCTTTTCACTTGAACAATAATGTCCTGCCCTTCTTTAATGAGCTTATTGATAGAAGTACCATTATCGTCACCCGCGATTTCTTTCCCGCTTAAATATCCCTGCTTGCCAATTCCAATATCAACAAAAGCCGCATTAAGTCCTTTTACGATACTTGTAACACGGCCTTTATAAATATTCCCGTTAATTTTCTCAACATCAGCTGTTTCAAATAGAACTTCAGCTAAATGCCCATCTTCCATCACAGCCGCTCGTTTTTGTCTTGTAATAGCATTTACTATAATCTCTCTCAACGATTTGAATCCTCACTTTAACTATAATGTTAATATCTTTACACATTTACTCATGTTTTTCCCATTTGGTCAAATCGTTAGTACGTATATAATAAGTTTCCGATAGGTTCGTTTGTTCGCTTTTCTGTAAAATATGCATGAAGCAATTCATTTTCATCAAGAGGCTCTTGCTTTTGTTGATTTCTTAAAATGATAATGGGATGTTTATACCCTCTTTTAAACCGTTGAATCACCTCATAAATCATTTCATCCTCATGAACTATAAGGGGGGAAAGTTTCTTAAATTCAATTTGCTTCCCATAATATCGTTCTAGCAGAAATCTAACGTACACATATTGTCGCTGCTTCCACTCTAACCTTAATGAAATCGCTAAAAAAATAAAAATCAACCAAATATTAATATTCATTGGCTGTGTAAAAAGCATAATAATTAAAAACAAAAGGGCAAACATACACGATGATACTATTGACCAGTAATGTGCTTTTAAAAATTCAAGATGTTGTGAAAACATTAAAAAGATTAATTTCCCACCATCTAACGGCAATATTGGTAACAAGTTAAACAGTAAGATAGCTGCATTGTGTAGCATAATGGTTTCATAAAGATAATCCGGAATAACATTGCCTACGCTTAATAGAAAGGCTAACGCTGCTATCCAAACGTGTTGTATAGGACCAGCAATAGTAACCAAAAATTCTTCTTTTGCTGATCTATTTCCATGCTCATCAAATTCAGCCACGCCTCCAAACGGAAGAAGTTGAATTTTTCTTATACGCCATGAAAAAAAATGAGCCATTAGGGCATGACCCATTTCATGTATAAACACAATGCCTAGCAAAATTATTAACTCAATAAAATGTGCCGTCACAATAGCGATACCAACTGTAACCCACAATAAAGGATGTATTGTTATTTTTTGAAGAAGAATAATCATATTAGTCAAATGGTATCACCTTGATTGGATCTATAAATTGATCCCCTTGTTTAAAAGCAAAATAAAACTGGCCCATACCATTCGGATCTTCAATAGATGTTCCCACTTTTGTACCCGATCTAACGAATTGGTATATAGGTACATCGATTGATTTTAAGTGACCGTACCATGTTTCACTCCCATCGGCATGCTGCACAATTACCGTATTACCAAGTTCGTCTTTATTCCCAGCAAAAATAACTGTGCCCTCATCAATTGTTTCTACATCAGCATTTAGTGCTGTTTCAATCATGACACCTTGTCCGTCCTTCTCAAAATCAACTAATACTCTTCCAGCAGCAGGAATTGCATATCTCGCTGGCTCATTATCTACAGTAGTATTGGTTGGAAGTAAAGCAAGCGGCGCATTCCCAAATTGATTTTCGTACCATGCTGTTACTGTTGCAAAATTAAACTCCTTCTCCATAGTGGCTGACACATAGTTTCGCACCTGATCTAGTCGTGGTGAAGAATCTCTATAAAGAATAGCCACTAACAATACTAAACAGACCGCAATAAACGTTTTCAATACAAACATTTCTCTGTTGAACAGAGGATGTTCTCCGCGGTTTTTTTGGTGGTCGCTAGAAAACACCATAGGCTGACCATGCTTTTCATCGTCATCCATTATAAAATGCCTGCTATGTAACATTGATTTTCGCTCTTTATTTCGATCTGCTATTCTCTTTTTAATCTCTTCAACTGATTTAGACATTGTCCACCATTCCTTACTGTTAATATGTTGTTCCTGACAGCTTCGTCAAGTTCGAACACCAGCAGCTAGGCATCCCTAGGACTAGCGTAGCTATAAGCTCACCTATAGAATAGACGACCTCCCACAATCTCTTATTATTGAAATGTATGACTTGTCCTGTTTATATATGACAAGCTATTGCCTGAAAAAATATAAAAGAGTTGATATGTGTCGGGTCCCAATAAAAAAAGCGAGCCCAATGATAGGCTCACTTTTTGTTTAAGACGATTTTGCACCGAATAGTTTTTTTATTTTTTGAAAAACACCTTTTTTCTCATCCGTAATAACTTGTAGTGGTATTGACTCGCCTAGAATACGACGAGCAATATTTCTATAAGCAATGGATGCCTTATAGTTAGGATTTAACACAATCGGTTCTCCGTTGTTAGATGCTTTAATGACATTTTCGTCATCAACAACAATACCAATTAAATCGATTGATAAATGGTAGACTATGTCGTCTATATCTAACATGTCACCACTTTCCATCATATGATTTTTAATACGATTAATAACAAGCTTTGGTGGTTCAATGTCCTCTTGTTCTAACAAACCAATAATACGGTCGGCATCACGAACAGCTGACTTTTCAGGCGTTGTGACAACAATTGCTCTGTCTGCTCCCGCCACTGCATTTTTATACCCTTGTTCAATACCTGCTGGACAATCTATAACAATATAATCAAACTCCTGCTTGAGCTGCTCTACTAAAACTTTCATTTGCTCTGGTTTAACTGCTGTTTTGTCACTCGTTTGCGCAGCGGGCAATAGATACAAGTGGTCCTCAAAACGCTTATCCTTTACTAGTGCTTGATGAAGCTTGCAACGAGATTCTACTACATCCACTAAATCAAATATAATTCGATTTTCCAGTCCCATCACAACATCTAAATTTCTGAGCCCAATATCAGTATCTACTAAACAAACTCGCTTGCCTAAAATCGCAAGAGCTGTTCCTACATTTGCTGACGTCGTTGTTTTACCAACTCCGCCCTTCCCAGAAGTAATAACTATTGCCTCTCCCACAATTCGTTACTCCTTTCCTATAGCTTTCGACAAATTAGGGCGAACATGTGGTAATAATTGAATTCTATCTACCACGATTTGATTGTCGCCATTGACGTAAGCACATTCCATATGACTTTCTTCCTCGTTCATCGTATCCGGTGAGCGAGATATTAATTCTTCTATTTTTAAATGAGTTGGTTTCATTAAACTAGCAGCTATAACAGCCTCTTTGTTACCATTACAGCCTGCATGCGCCATCCCTTTAAGAGCACCAATTATAAAAATATTACCTTTTGCAACTACTTTTCCGCCAGGATTGACATCACCAATCAACAACAAATCGCCTTCTACTTCCACTACTTGTCCTGAACGAACAATTTTACATAGCGTTGTTGTGTCACCTTCAAGCTTCCATTGTAAAGCCTCGGCTTTCGATACAACATGAGATTCTATTACATCTACAACCAATTGCTTTTTACCTCGTATAATAGCTTTTATTTCCTCGGCTTGTCCATCCGTTAGGAAACGATTTCCAACGTGTACCTTTACTTGAGTAAGCTGATGATTTTGTACAAGTCCTTGCGTCGTAGTTGACAGTTTTTCATCTAATTCTTCAATTAGTTCACGAAACGAGCATGTATCATCGAGATGTAATGTTATACCCTTTTTCGTTCCCTTAATTGTAACATAAGGTAGCTTCTGCTTCTCCACGACTTTCACCTCAACGATACATATAATTCGACAAACATAATCAAATTCCCTTTATAGTCGTAAAAATAAATAATCCAGCAAACTTATTTTTCTTTTCCTAAATCAAACGTGTGTAGGAAATATCGCTTTAGCGGAATATTAACCAATATAATAAATACAGCATTTATTAAAAGAGTTGGGATCAGTCTTATTTGAATAAAATAGTCGAATGTTAAAAATCCATTCCCAATTAATAAATTAATACCATACACATAAAATTCAAGTAACGCTACGATAAAAATACCAATGATTAATACAATTAAACTATGAGAGTGAACAACTCTCATTATTTTTGAAGTGATGTAAGGTAAAAGAACATAACCAAACATATAAATACCAATTATTTGAGTATACGTAATGTCATACAATAAGCCGAAGCCTAATCCATATAAAAGCGCTACATTACGCTTATAATACACTGCAGTTAAAAGCAATGTGACAAGAAAAAAACGAGGAACAAATATGCGGTCAATGTTAAACATCTGCGCCGGAAGTAAATCAACAAAGATACTTTCAAGCACAAAGCATACAATAAAAAAGCAAGGGAGGAGAAGCTTTTTCATCATGATGCTTCCTCCTCAAATTCAGCTGTTTCCGGCATAGGCATTTGTCTCTCAACAATCATAACATGATCGATTTGATATAAGTCCGCCGCTGGTGTGACATACGCCGTTTGCGTCAAACCGTACTCGTCTGGTACAACTTCAGTAATTTCTCCAATAACAAGTCCTGCTGGGAAAATGCCGCCCCATCCAGATGAGACAACTTGCTTATTAAGCTCCACTTCTTTGTTAGATGGAATCTGCTTAAATAATAGCTGCTCGCGCTCTTTATCATAGCCCTCAATAATGCCGAAAATATTTTCATTTCCCTGTACCACTGCAGATATACGATTGTTTTTATCTAACGTACTTAACAATTGAATTACTGAACTAAATTGAGAAGTAACCTTAACCTTTCCAATAAGTCCATTTGCCGTTATAACCGCCATATTCGCCTTCACACCATGCACTTCGCCTTTATTGACAATCAAAAGCTCATGCCATTGATCTGGATTGCGGGCAACAACCGTTGCTTGAATCGTTGTATAGTCCATTAAACTCTCTGTTTTCTCTAGCATAGCGCGAAGCTTTTCGTTTTCTTCCTCGAGAATGCGTGCCTTCGATTCGAGACGAACAAACTCATCTAAACGAGCCTTTAGAAGCTCATTCTCTTTGTATGTATGTCGAACGTGATTCATCGTTTCAATATAATCACTTATTTTCCGAACAGGCTCATGAAAAATAAACTGAACAAAGCCGGAGGTATCCATTACGAATTGCTCCGGCCAAGTTGCTTCCCGATCCTTTAGTGAAAAGCCTATCAATGCCACGACGATTATAAGGCTTACGAGTAGAAAAATAAGACGTTTATTAAGAAAAAATTGTGGCATTTTGACGACACCCTTTACTACTATTTGTGTCTAGCGAAAGTCTCTAGAACGATTTTTGAATAAGTCAATATTATCTAACGAACGACCTGTGCCGATAGCTACACAATCAAGTGGATTTTCAGCGATTAAAACAGGCATTTTCGTTTCGTCACTAATCACTTTATCTAGATTGCGTAAAAGCGCACCGCCACCTGTTAATACAATACCGCGGTCCATAATATCTGCTGCTAACTCAGGTGGTGTCTTTTCTAGTGTGTTTTTAACAGCTTCAACGATGGATGTTACTGTATCGCGCAGGGCATTGGCAATTTCATCAGCCGAAATTTCAATTGTTTTCGGTAATCCTGTAAGCAAGTCGCGACCACGAATATCCATCTTACCAATACCTTCTGATGATCCCGCTGACCCAACCTCCATTTTAATTGCTTCAGACGTACGGTCTCCAATCATAAGATTATATGTCTTTCTTATGTATTGGCTAATAGCTTCATCCATCTCATCTCCAGCCACACGGATAGATTGACTTGTTACAATTCCACCTAGTGAAATGATAGCCACCTCCGTTGTACCCCCACCAATATCAACAACCATACTTCCTGTTGGTTCCCATACTGGTAAGTTTGCTCCAATAGCAGCTGCAAAAGGCTCTTCAATTGGAAACGCATCACGAGCTCCCGCTTGCTTTGTAGCATCGATTACAGCGCGTTCTTCTACCTTTGTGATACCAGACGGTACACACACCATTACAAATGGTTTTTTAGAAAAAGGACGATGCTTTTGCGCTTGATTTATATAATATTTCATCATAGTTGCTGTTGTATCATAATCAGCAATTACGCCATCCTTCATAGGGCGTAAAGCGACAACATTTCCTGGAGTTCTACCTATCATATTTTTCGCTTCGTTTCCTACCGCGACTATTTGTTTACTATCTGTTCTAACGGCAACAACAGAAGGCTCGCGCACTACGATCCCTTTGCCTTTAACAAAAACCAACGTATTGGCAGTACCTAAATCTATCCCCAGATCCTTTGTGCCAAATCCAAACATATGTGTATCTTCCTTTCTGATACCTTGCATCATTTTTGCAAATTCTAAGATGTATTTTTTAAAAATCCATAAATTATATTATATCCTAGCTACCCAAAAAAACATAGTACTAGACATATCCTTTTTCTTTCAGACTAATAAATTTTTGGTCTCCAATGATTAAATGGTCCAAAATATCTATGCCAACAATACCACCAGCTTCGACTAATCGTCTAGTGACTTCAATATCCTCTCTTGAAGGAGTTGCGTCACCGGATGGATGGTTATGAGCGCAAATAATAGACGCTGCTGAACGTCGCACTGCTTCGCGAAAGTAGGGTAAGTACCCAGCGCCTTGCTTAGTTGCCTAAGTAGGTTTCCAAGAACTCCCCTCCAAACCGTACGTACTCCTCTCAGAGTATACGGCTTTCCATTTACCTAATCTAACTTTCCTTTATGCAGATTCTGATGACATGGGATACACATTGCAATGGTTTTTCTTCGCCTTGCAATCATTCTCTGTTCCCACTTCTTTTTACCTTCCAAATCTTTCAGCTTTTTCACATGGTGCATTTCTAGTGGTACACCTTTGGCTCCACACCATTCACAAGTTTCTGCTAAAAGACGGTCGATTAAACTTGTTCTGCCAGTATAAACTAAAGTATTTTCGATTGTATCTACTGAATGATCTTTTATTTCCGAGTTCTTTTCCATACGTTTTTCCGTAAAATAGGCAATTTTCGGTCCATCCTTCGTTTCATAACGTACACCGAAATTCCCATTTATCTTGAACTTCGTGATGATTTGACTGACGGTACTTCTATATTTATTGGCATACGTTTTAATCATGCTGTATTTCATTGTCTGGCGGAAAGATTGAAGCACATGTACATTACTTGCTAGACGATAGTAATTATATAACCCTTCAATTTCCGCATTATATGTTCGAAGAATTTCTAAATCATCATTATGCACTAAATACGGTCGGTGGATAGGTTTCCACCCATTGTTCCTGCCAATTTTCAATGCACCTAAATTGATGAGTTTTTTGATATATTTTTCGTGTGGTACGAATAATTTTGTTTGATAATTAAACTTTCTCTTTTTCGTACCATTTGGCATTTTCATTCTATGCCAGTCTCTTGCTACACGAATATCATATCCTAGGAATCTAGCGTTTTTCGTACTATGGGTTATCAACGTTTTTTCAGCATTTAACTCCAGTTTTAGGTTTATTGCAAGAAAGTCGGTTAAATCTTTTTTAATTTGTTCGACTTCTTCTTTACTACCGATAACACCGATTATAAAATCATCTGCGTATCTTACATATTTCATTCGACGGTAGTTTGAGTCAAAAAGGTCTTTGCTGTCATGGCTTTGCAGCTCTTTATATAGAGCCTTTAATTCTTGAAGCCTTTCAGCTTTTTCTTCTTTAGTTAGTCGTTCCCAATCACGTTTATTTTTACTTTTACAGTGATTAATTTTTGATGCTAGGTTATGATAAACAAGATTATGTCTACGCTTTTCACCTTTGTTAAAGGATTCCGCATATCTTTCACCATATTTATCTAATTCATGTAGGTAAATATTTGAAAGTAACGGGCTAATGATTCCACCTTGTGGTGTCCCACTGTAGGTTTTATGAAAAGTCCAATCTTCTACATAACCTGCCCTTAAGAATTTCCAAATTAAATTAATTAATTTTTCATCCCTAATGCGCTTCCGTAAAAGTTCAACTAATACATGGTGGTCGATGTTATCAAAGAAACCTTTTATGTCACCTTCAATAAACCATCTCGTACCAGTAAACGTATTCCGTATTTCTTTTAAGGCCGTGTGACAGCTACGATTTGGTCGAAAACCATGCGAATGATTTGAAAATTGTGGTTCATAAATACTTTCTAAAATTCGCCGAACAACCTCTTGCACTAGTTTATCCTCAAAAGTTGGAATACCCAAAGGTCGTGTTTTTCCGTTTTTCTTTGGGATATATGTTCTGCGTGCTGGGTTCGGTTGATATGTTTGTTCCTTTAGTTTTTCGATTAAACGCTCGATTCTTTCTAAACTCATACCATCAATTGTGTCATTGTTAACACCTTTTGTGTTACTTCCTTTATTAGGATAAAGTTTGGCATAGGCTTCTAAATAAAACTCGGTGTTATACAAATTTCGATATAATCTCTCAAATACATATGTTTCATTTTGTGCTTTGGAAGTTAGACTGCTTAATACTACTTTTGGATTTCTCATAGAGCCTCACGCTCCTTCCCAATTTTGTATTAAACTCGATAAACTACTCTCCTTCGCCATGTAATAGGCTTTCCCTATCTCAGACTACTACGAGAGTTCCGTTGCCATATTGGATATTCAGACTCTGAT from Bacillus sp. HMF5848 includes these protein-coding regions:
- a CDS encoding rod shape-determining protein, with the translated sequence MFGFGTKDLGIDLGTANTLVFVKGKGIVVREPSVVAVRTDSKQIVAVGNEAKNMIGRTPGNVVALRPMKDGVIADYDTTATMMKYYINQAQKHRPFSKKPFVMVCVPSGITKVEERAVIDATKQAGARDAFPIEEPFAAAIGANLPVWEPTGSMVVDIGGGTTEVAIISLGGIVTSQSIRVAGDEMDEAISQYIRKTYNLMIGDRTSEAIKMEVGSAGSSEGIGKMDIRGRDLLTGLPKTIEISADEIANALRDTVTSIVEAVKNTLEKTPPELAADIMDRGIVLTGGGALLRNLDKVISDETKMPVLIAENPLDCVAIGTGRSLDNIDLFKNRSRDFR
- the ltrA gene encoding group II intron reverse transcriptase/maturase: MRNPKVVLSSLTSKAQNETYVFERLYRNLYNTEFYLEAYAKLYPNKGSNTKGVNNDTIDGMSLERIERLIEKLKEQTYQPNPARRTYIPKKNGKTRPLGIPTFEDKLVQEVVRRILESIYEPQFSNHSHGFRPNRSCHTALKEIRNTFTGTRWFIEGDIKGFFDNIDHHVLVELLRKRIRDEKLINLIWKFLRAGYVEDWTFHKTYSGTPQGGIISPLLSNIYLHELDKYGERYAESFNKGEKRRHNLVYHNLASKINHCKSKNKRDWERLTKEEKAERLQELKALYKELQSHDSKDLFDSNYRRMKYVRYADDFIIGVIGSKEEVEQIKKDLTDFLAINLKLELNAEKTLITHSTKNARFLGYDIRVARDWHRMKMPNGTKKRKFNYQTKLFVPHEKYIKKLINLGALKIGRNNGWKPIHRPYLVHNDDLEILRTYNAEIEGLYNYYRLASNVHVLQSFRQTMKYSMIKTYANKYRSTVSQIITKFKINGNFGVRYETKDGPKIAYFTEKRMEKNSEIKDHSVDTIENTLVYTGRTSLIDRLLAETCEWCGAKGVPLEMHHVKKLKDLEGKKKWEQRMIARRRKTIAMCIPCHQNLHKGKLD